CAAAACGAAGGCCTTCGCTCATTGCAATCGGGCAGATCAGTTCCACTTCAAACGTCGCGTTGTCTCCAGGCATGACCATTTCCACTCCGTCAGGAAGCTTGATCGATCCGGTCACGTCCGTCGTGCGGAAGTAGAACTGCGGCTTGTAGCCCTTGAAGAACGGCGTGTGGCGCCCGCCTTCTTCTTTCTTCAAGACGTACACTTCGCTCTTGAACTTCGTGTGCGGCTTGATGCTGCCCGGCTTCGCCAAGACCTGGCCGCGTTCCACTTCGTCCTTGTCTACGCCGCGAAGTAGCGCTCCAACGTTGTCGCCCGCTTCCGCGTCGTCAAGGATCTTCCGGAACATTTCAAGGCTGGTGACAACGACTTTCCGCGTGTCCTTGATCCCGACGATTTCTACTTCTTCGCCGGCTTTGATGATTCCGCTCTCGACTCGGCCGGTAACAACCGTGCCGCGGCCGGTGATGGTGAATACGTCTTCAATCGGCATCAGGAAGGGCTTGTCGGTCTCGCGCACCGGATCCGGGAAGTAGCTGTCGCACGCGTCAAGCAACTCCCAAATCGCTTTGCTCCACTTGTTGTCCCGGCTGCCGTCGCCCTCTTCGAGCGCCTTCAGCGCGGAGCCGCGGATGATCGGGACTTCGTCGCCGGGGAACTGGTACTTGTCCAGCAGTTCCCGGACTTCCATCTCGACCAGGTCCAGCAGTTCTTCGTCGTCCACCATGTCAACTTTGTTCATGAAGACGACCAGCGCCGGCACGTTGACCTGACGGGCCAGCAACACGTGCTCACGGGTCTGGGGCATAGGGCCATCAGCGGCCGAGACGACCAGAATCGCGCCGTCCATCTGCGCTGCGCCGGTGATCATGTTCTTGATGTAGTCGGCATGTCCCGGGCAGTCGATGTGAGCGTAGTGACGCTTGTCCGTGGTGTACTCAATGTGAGAGATGTTGATCGTGATG
This is a stretch of genomic DNA from Jonquetella anthropi DSM 22815. It encodes these proteins:
- the tuf gene encoding elongation factor Tu, which produces MAKAHYERSKPHLNIGTIGHIDHGKTTLTAAISHVLSQAGYAEEMHFDQIDKAPEEKERGITINISHIEYTTDKRHYAHIDCPGHADYIKNMITGAAQMDGAILVVSAADGPMPQTREHVLLARQVNVPALVVFMNKVDMVDDEELLDLVEMEVRELLDKYQFPGDEVPIIRGSALKALEEGDGSRDNKWSKAIWELLDACDSYFPDPVRETDKPFLMPIEDVFTITGRGTVVTGRVESGIIKAGEEVEIVGIKDTRKVVVTSLEMFRKILDDAEAGDNVGALLRGVDKDEVERGQVLAKPGSIKPHTKFKSEVYVLKKEEGGRHTPFFKGYKPQFYFRTTDVTGSIKLPDGVEMVMPGDNATFEVELICPIAMSEGLRFAIREGGHTVGAGVVSEILE